A stretch of the Nematostella vectensis chromosome 1, jaNemVect1.1, whole genome shotgun sequence genome encodes the following:
- the LOC125561012 gene encoding uncharacterized protein K02A2.6-like translates to MKFTVETDHKPLVPLFTSKMIDELPVRIQRFRMRLMRYDFDTRHVLSASDKRLEEIRSELKRDDAFKAVMHYVQNGWPETKQKLYGPVKKYCGERGSLPTHEGLLMRERRLVIPSCLRPDILRYLHDGHQGISKTRDNAASSVWWPGISKQIEEMVRNCATCKKHRKERIEPMKGTDFPERPWSKLGADFFQHEGRHYLHIIDYYSRVIEIY, encoded by the coding sequence ATGAAGTTCACTGTCGAAACAGACCACAAGCCCCTTGTACCCCTGTTTACTTCCAAGATGATCGATGAGCTGCCGGTACGCATACAGCGTTTCAGAATGAGGCTTATGAGGTACGATTTTGATACTCGGCACGTCCTTTCGGCATCCGACAAGAGACTAGAGGAAATACGGTCAGAGCTGAAGAGAGACGACGCATTCAAAGCCGTGATGCATTACGTACAGAATGGGTGGCCAGAAACCAAACAGAAGCTCTATGGGCCCGTGAAGAAATACTGCGGTGAAAGAGGAAGCTTACCCACCCACGAAGGCCTATTGATGAGGGAACGAAGACTTGTAATTCCGTCATGTCTCAGGCCAGATATCTTACGGTACCTACATGATGGTCACCAAGGCATATCCAAGACACGGGACAATGCAGCATCGTCCGTTTGGTGGCCCGGAATCTCCAAACAAATTGAAGAGATGGTTCGCAATTGTGCCACCTGCAAAAAACATCGGAAGGAACGTATAGAACCGATGAAGGGAACAGATTTCCCAGAGCGACCGTGGTCCAAACTCGGAGCAGACTTCTTCCAACATGAAGGCCGACACTACCTGCACATAATCGACTACTATTCGCGCGTTATCGAAATATACTAG
- the LOC125561017 gene encoding uncharacterized protein LOC125561017: protein MVETLYKAKTRIITLAVIEKFDQYFTKRDPQLMLREKFWFQLQREPNQSFDSWVITVRGRAAECKFPPEFQAIRDKLTFSCVDDRSKLKLHEEGAGLSLDKTITILSMKEASSRELQESKTATIERVGLRAPGKTAPQYAQRSETKSKRRQPPNRCGYCGRDHPRDKINCPAANVRCDKCIKVGHFAAVCRSKPNTRVSQVEDAHEGEILEHNPTFVERVLAVPQTDNT, encoded by the coding sequence ATGGTGGAGACCCTATACAAGGCGAAAACCCGGATAATTACACTGGCGGTGATAGAGAAGTTTGACCAATATTTTACTAAACGAGACCCACAGTTAATGCTCCGCGAGAAGTTCTGGTTCCAGCTCCAACGAGAACCAAATCAGAGTTTTGACTCCTGGGTAATCACTGTAAGAGGAAGGGCTgcagaatgtaaattcccaCCCGAATTCCAAGCTATAAGGGATAAGCTTACCTTTTCCTGTGTAGATGATAGGTCGAAATTGAAGTTGCACGAAGAAGGGGCAGGGCTTTCACTcgataaaacaataacaatcctCTCGATGAAAGAAGCATCTAGTCGGGAACTACAAGAATCAAAGACGGCAACAATCGAGAGAGTAGGATTGAGAGCACCTGGAAAAACAGCACCCCAGTATGCACAGCGGTCCGAGACAAAAAGTAAACGGAGACAGCCACCTAATAGATGCGGATACTGTGGCAGAGACCATCCTCGCGACAAAATCAACTGTCCAGCAGCTAACGTGCGTTGTGATAAATGCATCAAAGTTGGGCATTTCGCTGCTGTATGTAGAAGCAAACCGAATACAAGAGTAAGTCAAGTAGAAGATGCACATGAGGGTGAGATTTTAGAGCATAACCCGACATTCGTGGAACGGGTTTTGGCAGTCCCTCAAACAGATAATACATAA